Proteins from one Sander lucioperca isolate FBNREF2018 chromosome 16, SLUC_FBN_1.2, whole genome shotgun sequence genomic window:
- the LOC116046348 gene encoding LOW QUALITY PROTEIN: protein catecholamines up-like (The sequence of the model RefSeq protein was modified relative to this genomic sequence to represent the inferred CDS: substituted 3 bases at 3 genomic stop codons) encodes MSASSCLSYLLCTEPHSHHGEEDHGHSHASEESHDHGHSHGAAHDHMMSVGLWVLGRIIAFLVVEKFVRALKGGSSHGHSHGHSHGTALELLPYDLIRISAQGSLAXKTLKTPSTXPXFSFLSTDTDIKVSGYLNLAADFTHNFTDGLAIGASFMVSPTVGAVTTLTILLHEVPHEIGDFAILVQSGCTKKKAMCLQLLTALGALAGTACSLLAEGVGAAATAWILPFTAGGFVYIATVTVLPELLAGRSSFGQSLMEILALLFGVGMMVLIAEYE; translated from the exons ATGTCTGCTTCCTCTTGTTTATCATATTTGTTGTGCACAGAGCCCCACTCTCACCACGGAGAAGAAGATCATGGACACTCGCACGCAAGTGAGGAGTCACATGACCACGGCCACTCCCACG GAGCCGCCCACGATCACATGATGTCAGTGGGTCTGTGGGTTCTCGGTAGGATCATCGCCTTCCTGGTTGTGGAGAAGTTTGTGCGGGCCCTGAAGGGAGGCAGCAGCCACGGACATTCCCACGGCCACTCGCATGGTACGGCGCTGGAACTCCTTCCTTATGACCttataagga tttcagctCAGGGGTCCCTGGCCTAAAAGACGTTGAAGACCCCTTCAACGTGACCTTAATTCTCCTTTCTCTCCACTGACACAGACATCAAGGTGTCGGGCTACCTGAACCTGGCAGCCGACTTCACGCACAATTTTACCGACGGCCTGGCGATCGGAGCGTCGTTCATGGTCAGCCCAACGGTTGGCGCCGTCACCACGCTCACCATCCTGCTGCACGAGGTCCCGCATGAGATCGGAGACTTTGCCATCCTTGTCCAGTCTGGCTGCACCAAAAAAAAG GCCATGTGTCTCCAGTTGCTGACTGCCCTGGGAGCTCTGGCCGGCACAGCTTGCTCCCTATTGGCCGAGGGCGTGGGCGCTGCGGCGACCGCCTGGATCCTGCCGTTCACGGCCGGCGGCTTCGTTTACATCGCCACAGTCACCGTTCTGCCAGAACTGCTGGCGGGCCGCTCCAGCTTCGGCCAGTCTCTGATGGAGATTCTGGCGCTGCTGTTCGGAGTCGGCATGATGGTGCTGATCGCCGAGTACGAGTGA